One genomic region from Sphingomicrobium aestuariivivum encodes:
- a CDS encoding acyl-CoA dehydrogenase has product MPFSIPVSDQARVLRDVVDLPGLAKHERFEAADSELVEAVLEGAAQFAMGEFLPLHRTGDEEGAKLVDGKVVLPDGFKPAYDAFVEGGWMTLSAPEDWGGQALPLSLSAALMENLNATNIAFALCPMLSMGAIEALEAYGSDELKERYLEKIVSGEWSATMNLTEPQAGSDVGALTSKAVPVGDGSYKISGQKIYITYGDHELADNIIHLVLARTPDAPAGTRGISLFLVPKFLPDGSMNDVKCTKLEEKLGIHASPTCVMQYGDEGGATGWLIGEEFGGMRAMFVMMNNARINVGLQGVGIAEAATQKAVDYAMERKQGARAGANSPIAEHPDVRRMLMRMRSLTMASRALTYYAFGCLDWGAAGEEAMKLRGDVLTPMAKAWATDVGCEVASLGVQVHGGMGYVEETGAAQYLRDARIAPIYEGTNGIQAADLVGRKLGLDGGLAFDGLIADIRAEAMDERLQALADAVDQAAVMLRSAQADNKMAGSYPFLTMCSVLVGGWLLEKMAQQVDSDARTKAASAFFNATIVPEAFGLGASAGVGAELLYAVDAEALG; this is encoded by the coding sequence ATGCCCTTTTCGATCCCCGTTTCGGACCAGGCGCGCGTGCTGCGCGACGTCGTCGACCTCCCCGGCCTCGCCAAGCACGAGCGGTTCGAGGCGGCGGACAGCGAGCTGGTCGAGGCGGTGCTCGAGGGCGCGGCGCAGTTCGCCATGGGCGAGTTCCTGCCGCTGCACCGGACCGGTGACGAGGAAGGCGCGAAGCTCGTCGATGGCAAGGTCGTCCTGCCCGATGGCTTCAAGCCCGCCTATGACGCGTTCGTCGAAGGCGGCTGGATGACGCTGTCGGCGCCCGAGGATTGGGGCGGGCAGGCGCTGCCGCTGTCGCTCTCGGCCGCGCTGATGGAGAATTTGAACGCCACCAATATCGCCTTCGCGCTGTGCCCGATGCTGTCGATGGGCGCGATCGAAGCGCTCGAGGCCTATGGCTCGGACGAATTGAAGGAGCGCTATCTCGAGAAGATCGTGTCGGGGGAATGGTCGGCGACCATGAACCTCACCGAGCCGCAGGCGGGCTCCGACGTCGGCGCGCTGACGTCCAAGGCAGTCCCGGTGGGCGATGGCAGCTACAAGATTTCGGGCCAGAAGATCTACATCACCTATGGCGATCACGAGCTGGCCGACAATATCATCCACCTCGTGCTGGCGCGCACCCCCGATGCGCCCGCCGGCACGCGCGGCATCTCGCTCTTCCTCGTGCCCAAGTTCCTGCCCGACGGCAGCATGAACGACGTCAAATGCACCAAGCTCGAGGAAAAGCTCGGCATCCACGCCTCGCCCACCTGCGTCATGCAATATGGCGATGAAGGCGGCGCGACGGGCTGGCTGATCGGCGAGGAGTTCGGCGGCATGCGCGCCATGTTCGTCATGATGAACAATGCGCGCATCAACGTCGGCCTGCAGGGCGTCGGCATCGCCGAGGCGGCCACGCAGAAAGCGGTCGACTATGCGATGGAGCGCAAGCAGGGCGCGCGCGCCGGTGCCAACAGCCCGATCGCCGAGCATCCCGACGTGCGCCGCATGCTGATGCGGATGCGCTCGCTGACCATGGCGAGCCGCGCGCTCACTTATTATGCCTTCGGCTGCCTCGACTGGGGCGCGGCGGGCGAGGAAGCGATGAAGCTTCGCGGCGACGTGCTCACCCCGATGGCCAAGGCATGGGCGACCGATGTCGGCTGCGAAGTGGCGAGCCTCGGCGTGCAGGTCCATGGCGGCATGGGTTATGTCGAGGAAACGGGCGCGGCCCAGTATCTGCGCGATGCGCGGATCGCGCCGATCTACGAGGGCACCAATGGCATCCAGGCCGCCGATCTCGTCGGGCGTAAGCTGGGGCTCGACGGCGGGCTCGCCTTCGACGGGCTGATTGCCGACATCCGCGCCGAGGCGATGGACGAGCGGCTACAGGCGCTGGCCGATGCGGTCGATCAGGCGGCGGTGATGCTGCGCTCGGCACAGGCCGACAACAAGATGGCGGGCAGCTACCCCTTCCTCACCATGTGCTCGGTGCTGGTCGGCGGCTGGCTCCTCGAGAAGATGGCGCAGCAGGTCGACAGCGACGCGCGCACCAAGGCGGCGAGCGCCTTCTTCAACGCGACCATCGTGCCCGAGGCCTTCGGGCTCGGTGCATCGGCGGGTGTGGGGGCGGAGCTGCTTTACGCCGTCGACGCCGAAGCGCTCGGCTAG
- a CDS encoding GntR family transcriptional regulator translates to MTLAKTPAKPVYVRIREEIGNAILAGRYRDGDALPSVRALAAEMGANPLTVAKAYQGFQDDGLVTVKRGVGMFVAKGARDKLMANERARFLKDEWPEIAARIERLGLDADDLLAKA, encoded by the coding sequence ATGACGCTAGCCAAGACCCCCGCAAAGCCCGTTTACGTCCGCATCCGCGAAGAGATCGGCAATGCCATCCTCGCGGGCCGATATCGCGACGGCGACGCGCTTCCCTCGGTGCGCGCACTCGCCGCCGAGATGGGGGCCAACCCGCTGACCGTCGCCAAGGCCTATCAGGGCTTCCAGGACGATGGTCTCGTCACGGTGAAGCGCGGTGTCGGCATGTTCGTCGCCAAGGGCGCGCGCGACAAGCTCATGGCGAACGAGCGTGCGCGCTTCCTCAAGGACGAATGGCCCGAGATTGCCGCCCGCATCGAGCGCCTCGGCCTCGACGCGGACGACCTCCTCGCCAAGGCCTGA